In one window of Tumebacillus algifaecis DNA:
- a CDS encoding FecCD family ABC transporter permease, with protein MQSIGQAKPTRFVGGLSWRNLLLLLIVLCLVSITMAVMLGPVKIAPLTVWKVAMSHLPFWGPSIVPDWSKAQEHIIWEIRFPRVILAAVAGAGLALAGAVIQALLRNSLADPYILGVSSGSSVMAVMVIIFGALPMFGQYALSIAAFLGALVSMIVVYMLANVSGIITTSRLLLSGIAISMVLSSITSFIVMMAPREQGIRDAMFWMMGSFSGAKWEYVIIPGCAVFVGFIFLLFQYRGLNALLMGEEAAKTLGINTNSLRKVLLIVASLLTGVIVAVCGSIGFIGLMIPHIARFLVGSDHRRVLPVSVLLGVLLAIWGDVLARLVLAPEEVPIGVVTSICGGPFFIWLLRRNSYTFGGGNR; from the coding sequence ATTCAATCCATTGGACAAGCAAAACCGACTCGATTCGTAGGTGGGCTTTCGTGGAGAAACCTGCTTTTGCTGCTGATCGTTTTGTGTTTGGTGTCGATCACGATGGCAGTCATGCTCGGTCCAGTCAAAATCGCGCCCCTTACCGTATGGAAAGTGGCCATGTCCCATCTTCCTTTTTGGGGACCATCCATTGTGCCGGATTGGAGCAAGGCGCAAGAGCACATCATCTGGGAGATCCGGTTTCCCCGTGTGATTCTGGCGGCTGTAGCCGGCGCCGGACTTGCCTTGGCAGGGGCGGTGATCCAGGCACTGCTGCGCAACTCGCTTGCAGACCCGTACATTCTGGGCGTCTCGTCCGGTTCATCCGTAATGGCTGTCATGGTTATCATTTTCGGAGCATTGCCGATGTTCGGACAGTATGCGCTAAGCATCGCGGCTTTCCTAGGGGCACTTGTTTCGATGATCGTCGTCTATATGCTGGCAAACGTCTCAGGAATCATCACCACTTCACGCCTGCTGTTGTCAGGAATCGCGATCTCCATGGTGCTATCTTCCATCACCAGTTTTATCGTGATGATGGCACCGAGGGAGCAGGGAATTCGCGATGCCATGTTCTGGATGATGGGGAGCTTTTCCGGTGCCAAATGGGAATATGTGATCATTCCCGGTTGTGCGGTGTTCGTCGGATTCATTTTTTTACTGTTTCAATATCGCGGCCTCAACGCGCTGTTGATGGGGGAGGAAGCAGCGAAAACACTTGGGATCAACACCAATTCGTTGCGAAAAGTACTTCTCATCGTCGCCTCGCTTCTTACCGGGGTGATTGTGGCGGTATGTGGTTCGATTGGGTTTATTGGACTGATGATTCCGCATATCGCGCGTTTTCTGGTTGGCTCTGATCATCGGAGGGTCCTTCCGGTCAGTGTATTGCTCGGAGTCTTGCTGGCGATCTGGGGAGATGTTTTGGCCCGTTTGGTACTGGCGCCGGAAGAAGTGCCGATCGGAGTGGTGACGTCGATTTGCGGCGGTCCGTTCTTTATTTGGCTTCTGCGGCGCAACTCCTATACGTTTGGCGGTGGAAACCGATGA
- a CDS encoding ABC transporter ATP-binding protein, with the protein MSVKAENVSFRIGQSSIIRDITLQVSDKKFVGLIGPNGCGKSTLLKMIYRVLRPDTGTVYLDNEELYRMPARSVFQRMAVVSQESTHNFDFSVQEIVMMGRTPHKGMFQSDTVEDLDIVEQALSRVDMTEYAKRSFMSLSGGEKQRVLIARALAQQAEIIVLDEPTNHLDIRHQLQLMDLVKTLDITVLAALHDLNLASVYCDELYVVRDGSIVVSGPPEDVMTPELLREIFGVEAEVTIHHVTGKPHITFLPNLSLRLATAQREE; encoded by the coding sequence ATGAGTGTAAAAGCAGAGAACGTCTCTTTCCGTATTGGGCAATCCTCGATCATTCGAGATATCACCTTACAGGTATCCGACAAAAAATTCGTCGGATTGATTGGACCAAACGGCTGTGGGAAATCGACACTGCTCAAAATGATCTACCGCGTTTTGAGACCGGATACAGGCACCGTCTATTTGGATAACGAGGAATTGTATCGGATGCCCGCGCGCTCCGTTTTTCAGCGGATGGCAGTGGTCAGTCAGGAATCAACTCACAACTTTGATTTTTCGGTTCAAGAAATCGTGATGATGGGACGCACTCCCCATAAGGGGATGTTTCAATCGGATACGGTTGAGGATCTGGACATCGTGGAACAGGCCTTGTCGCGTGTGGACATGACCGAGTACGCCAAGCGGAGTTTTATGAGCTTGTCCGGCGGAGAAAAACAGCGTGTGTTGATCGCGAGGGCCCTTGCCCAGCAGGCGGAGATCATTGTTCTGGATGAGCCAACCAATCACTTGGACATTCGTCATCAACTGCAACTGATGGATCTGGTCAAAACTCTCGATATAACCGTACTGGCAGCGCTGCATGATTTGAACCTCGCTTCCGTCTATTGTGACGAGCTGTATGTCGTGCGTGATGGCAGTATCGTTGTGTCCGGACCGCCGGAGGATGTGATGACACCCGAATTGTTGCGGGAGATTTTTGGTGTAGAAGCTGAGGTCACCATCCATCACGTCACGGGGAAACCACACATTACCTTTTTGCCGAATCTTTCTCTTCGGCTTGCAACGGCACAAAGAGAGGAGTAA
- a CDS encoding methyltransferase domain-containing protein has translation MAFWKCGFCSFMYDEWYGDSRNGIPAGTPLSELAGGLCSRCGMQGGRHERQASLLYTGMEAEYYDQFVGKAGIAFYRDWIQEWDTTPTVLELGVGTARIAAEIAQTGATVCGVDWSPDMLKVAATKRDRLFKDNPERLELIEADAMHFDTEPNFSHIICPDGFLQHYTMLDEHVALLQQMRRNLRKGGWVAIDLLIPPAGAEWNTSRRKRLPNGKIVYQQVSGSTSLAQQLFHCSVTYESFVEGREQVRYRAEREYALMTPKELGLLLAAEGFAVTATYEKYGCSQPWATALLPEAQPLPIDLGLEETLEGVLGTRKVKQYREDVWMNGGYPFDTGRDQPSADRGSRFTLLAKVR, from the coding sequence ATGGCGTTTTGGAAATGCGGTTTTTGCAGCTTCATGTATGACGAATGGTATGGTGACAGCCGAAACGGCATTCCCGCAGGCACTCCACTTTCGGAGCTGGCAGGCGGTCTCTGTTCGCGATGCGGCATGCAAGGAGGGCGGCATGAGCGGCAAGCCAGCCTGCTTTACACCGGAATGGAGGCTGAGTATTACGACCAGTTTGTCGGCAAAGCGGGGATTGCGTTTTACCGAGATTGGATTCAGGAATGGGATACGACACCGACTGTGCTAGAACTAGGCGTGGGCACCGCAAGAATTGCCGCCGAGATCGCGCAGACTGGCGCGACCGTATGCGGAGTGGATTGGAGCCCGGACATGCTGAAGGTGGCGGCAACGAAGCGGGATCGACTCTTCAAAGATAATCCAGAGCGTTTGGAATTGATCGAAGCAGACGCGATGCATTTCGATACCGAACCGAACTTCTCCCACATCATCTGCCCGGATGGGTTTTTGCAACATTACACGATGCTGGATGAGCATGTGGCGCTACTGCAACAGATGCGTCGAAATTTGCGAAAAGGAGGATGGGTCGCCATCGATCTGCTCATTCCTCCTGCAGGAGCGGAGTGGAACACATCACGCCGCAAGCGCTTACCGAATGGAAAAATCGTCTATCAGCAAGTTTCCGGATCGACTTCCTTGGCTCAACAACTGTTTCATTGTTCCGTTACCTATGAATCATTCGTAGAGGGAAGGGAACAGGTCCGCTATCGTGCCGAACGGGAGTATGCACTGATGACTCCTAAAGAATTGGGCCTGCTGCTCGCGGCGGAAGGGTTTGCAGTGACAGCTACGTATGAAAAGTATGGTTGTTCCCAACCATGGGCTACCGCGTTGCTTCCGGAGGCTCAGCCGCTTCCAATCGACCTCGGATTGGAAGAAACGCTGGAAGGGGTGCTGGGAACGCGGAAAGTCAAGCAATATCGGGAGGATGTTTGGATGAACGGCGGATACCCGTTCGACACCGGTAGGGATCAACCGTCTGCCGATCGCGGATCACGATTCACCTTGCTTGCAAAGGTGCGTTAA
- a CDS encoding ABC transporter substrate-binding protein — MKWNKKSFLVSTLSIIFAFTLTACGNTDNSQTGSEVQQAPQGQLEPITLTNMGNTLTFADVPKKAVSLNQHATEIMLALGLQESMVGTAYLDDQIEPEFQDAYSKIPVLSKEYPSKEAFFAVEPDFAYAGWKSAFTEQSLGTVKDLNEAGIKTYIQESSNMTEPTLEDVYKDIQNIGRIFRVEPRANELIGKMKQEIEQTKQQIGDVKNPLKIFVYDSGEDKAFTAANNYMTHLIEIAGGKNIFDDIKKSWAEVSWEEVVHRDPDVIVIVDYGEQSADQKQKLLLSKKELADIPAIKNKRFIVLPLSAAAEGIRAPHALQILAKGMYPDRIKE; from the coding sequence ATGAAATGGAATAAAAAATCGTTCCTTGTATCAACGCTTTCGATCATCTTCGCGTTCACGCTTACTGCTTGCGGCAATACTGACAACAGTCAAACAGGTTCAGAAGTACAACAGGCTCCGCAGGGGCAGCTCGAGCCCATTACGCTTACCAATATGGGAAACACTCTCACTTTTGCAGATGTGCCGAAGAAGGCGGTCTCCCTGAACCAACATGCTACTGAAATCATGCTCGCGTTGGGTCTGCAAGAATCGATGGTTGGCACTGCATATTTAGATGATCAAATCGAACCGGAATTTCAGGATGCTTATTCCAAAATCCCTGTCTTGTCCAAGGAATACCCATCCAAAGAAGCATTCTTTGCGGTCGAACCTGATTTTGCTTATGCAGGCTGGAAAAGTGCCTTTACCGAACAGTCTTTAGGGACGGTGAAAGATCTAAACGAAGCGGGGATTAAAACGTATATCCAGGAATCGTCAAACATGACAGAACCCACTTTGGAGGATGTGTACAAAGACATCCAAAATATCGGCCGCATCTTTCGTGTGGAGCCACGGGCAAATGAGCTGATTGGAAAAATGAAACAAGAGATCGAACAAACCAAACAACAAATCGGAGACGTGAAAAATCCACTGAAAATATTTGTGTATGACAGTGGAGAAGATAAAGCGTTTACAGCGGCCAATAACTACATGACGCATTTGATCGAGATCGCGGGCGGAAAAAACATTTTTGACGACATTAAAAAGAGTTGGGCGGAAGTCAGTTGGGAAGAGGTCGTTCACCGCGACCCGGATGTGATCGTGATTGTTGATTATGGCGAGCAGTCTGCCGATCAAAAACAAAAACTGCTACTTTCCAAAAAAGAACTGGCGGACATCCCGGCTATCAAAAACAAGCGGTTCATCGTGCTTCCGCTTTCAGCAGCTGCAGAGGGCATTCGTGCTCCGCATGCATTACAAATTTTGGCCAAAGGAATGTATCCTGATCGAATCAAAGAGTAA
- the glmS gene encoding glutamine--fructose-6-phosphate transaminase (isomerizing) has product MCGIVGYIGSKQAQDVLLHGLSKLEYRGYDSAGIAIFENGGVSLKKSVGRLANLAELVDGPDRITGSQGIGHTRWATHGRPSDENAHPHQDGTGNFTIVHNGIIENYMQLREELTAKGHTFLSETDSEVVAHLLDDMWTGNFFDTVIAVSQRIHGAYALGIMTKHEPGKLIAVRKQSPLIIGLGEGENFIASDIPAILEYTRNVYILDDGEIAVLTADRVETFDLVGNPTTKEVYEVTWSASAAEKGGYEHFMLKEIHEQPRAIRDTLTGRISEDGQNVVFDEINWPAGFAEKIDRVHIVACGTSWHAGMVGKQAIERLTRIPVDCEVASEYRYRDPIVTENTLIIVITQSGETADTMAALREAKLQGSRVLAITNVVGSSAAREADDVIFTWAGPEISVASTKAYTTQLVSLYLFAGWLAQERKTPFVSEIPSILSGLQQLPELAAMALQTESEIESFAKNLADKENAFFIGRGLDYAVSLEGSLKLKEISYMHVEAYAAGELKHGTLALIVEDIPVIAVVTQESLYEKTLSNIKEVKARDAFVLAVAFEGDEEIQKSVDQVITIPRVDPFLAPVIAVIPLQLLSYYASVVRGNDVDNPRNLAKSVTVE; this is encoded by the coding sequence ATGTGCGGAATCGTAGGATATATCGGAAGCAAGCAAGCGCAAGACGTACTGTTGCACGGACTTTCTAAATTGGAGTACCGCGGGTACGACTCTGCAGGTATTGCCATCTTTGAAAATGGCGGCGTGTCCTTGAAAAAATCGGTGGGCCGACTGGCCAACCTCGCAGAACTGGTCGATGGTCCGGACCGCATCACAGGTTCCCAAGGCATCGGTCACACCCGTTGGGCGACACATGGCCGTCCGTCGGATGAGAATGCGCATCCGCATCAGGATGGCACGGGCAACTTTACGATCGTACACAACGGCATCATCGAGAACTACATGCAGCTGCGCGAGGAACTGACTGCAAAAGGTCATACCTTTTTGTCAGAAACCGACTCGGAAGTGGTGGCACACCTGCTCGACGACATGTGGACAGGCAACTTTTTTGACACGGTGATCGCTGTGTCCCAACGCATCCACGGTGCGTATGCGCTGGGAATCATGACCAAGCATGAGCCGGGCAAGCTGATCGCAGTGCGCAAACAGTCTCCGTTGATCATCGGTCTTGGCGAAGGCGAGAACTTCATCGCGTCCGACATTCCGGCGATTCTGGAGTATACCCGCAACGTCTACATTTTGGACGATGGCGAGATCGCGGTACTGACCGCAGATCGCGTAGAAACGTTCGACCTCGTGGGGAACCCGACGACCAAAGAAGTGTACGAAGTCACCTGGTCGGCGAGCGCTGCTGAAAAAGGCGGCTACGAGCATTTCATGCTCAAAGAGATCCACGAGCAACCGCGTGCGATCCGCGATACGCTGACAGGACGCATTTCTGAAGACGGGCAAAACGTGGTGTTCGATGAGATCAACTGGCCAGCAGGCTTTGCAGAGAAGATCGACCGCGTCCACATCGTCGCATGCGGTACTTCCTGGCATGCTGGGATGGTCGGCAAGCAGGCGATCGAGCGTCTGACCCGCATTCCGGTTGACTGCGAAGTGGCGTCCGAGTACCGCTATCGTGATCCGATCGTGACCGAAAATACGCTGATCATCGTGATCACGCAGTCCGGTGAGACGGCAGATACGATGGCTGCGCTCCGTGAAGCGAAACTGCAAGGTTCGCGCGTGTTGGCGATCACGAACGTCGTCGGTTCGTCGGCTGCTCGTGAAGCGGACGACGTGATCTTCACATGGGCGGGCCCGGAGATTTCGGTGGCCTCGACCAAAGCGTACACCACTCAACTGGTGTCCTTGTACCTGTTTGCAGGCTGGTTGGCACAAGAGCGCAAGACTCCGTTCGTCTCGGAGATCCCGTCCATCTTGAGCGGTCTGCAACAGTTGCCGGAACTGGCCGCCATGGCGCTGCAAACGGAATCGGAGATCGAATCGTTCGCTAAGAACTTGGCAGATAAAGAAAATGCGTTCTTCATCGGCCGCGGGCTGGACTATGCGGTATCGCTGGAAGGGTCGCTGAAGCTGAAAGAGATCTCCTACATGCACGTCGAGGCGTATGCGGCAGGCGAGCTGAAGCACGGGACGCTGGCGCTGATCGTGGAAGACATCCCGGTGATCGCTGTGGTGACGCAAGAGAGCCTGTATGAGAAGACCCTGTCGAACATCAAAGAGGTGAAAGCACGCGACGCCTTCGTACTGGCTGTGGCGTTCGAGGGCGACGAGGAGATTCAGAAGTCGGTCGATCAAGTGATCACCATCCCGCGCGTCGACCCGTTCCTGGCTCCGGTGATCGCGGTGATCCCGCTGCAGCTGCTGTCGTATTATGCATCGGTAGTGCGTGGGAATGACGTGGATAACCCGAGGAATCTGGCGAAATCGGTGACGGTGGAGTAG
- a CDS encoding AraC family transcriptional regulator, whose translation MDWQKRLEEALEFIESNLETSLPVETIAKAVYSSPFHFQRMFHMWSGITLGEYVRKRKLTLAAQELAVSSAKVVDVALKYGYDPPESFCKAFRKLHGVSPSAARKPGVSIKAFPRVSFEPHALGDAEVDYRIVEKEAFTVVGKSAELVCGQDGRTRQWFWGESRKDGTLDKLSSLSTETPLLGLTMSFEEEFTYMIAREADAASLDLAQGWSVQTIPAATWAIFPCSGPLPGAMQSGLRKIYKVWFPATEFEHAGLPEIEVYLPGDAQAEAYRCEAWIPILKKTNI comes from the coding sequence TTGGATTGGCAGAAACGGTTAGAGGAAGCGCTGGAGTTTATCGAAAGCAATCTGGAAACATCGCTGCCTGTGGAGACCATTGCGAAGGCTGTGTATTCGTCACCCTTTCATTTTCAGCGAATGTTTCATATGTGGTCGGGGATCACGCTGGGCGAATATGTGCGGAAGCGCAAGTTGACATTAGCCGCCCAAGAGTTGGCCGTATCCTCGGCAAAAGTGGTCGATGTCGCGCTTAAATATGGCTATGATCCCCCTGAGTCATTCTGTAAAGCGTTCCGAAAGCTCCACGGTGTCTCCCCGTCGGCCGCCCGGAAACCGGGCGTGTCGATCAAAGCCTTCCCCCGCGTTTCGTTCGAACCGCACGCGCTGGGCGACGCGGAAGTGGATTATCGCATTGTGGAAAAAGAAGCGTTCACCGTCGTCGGGAAGTCGGCAGAGCTCGTTTGCGGTCAAGATGGCCGTACCCGACAGTGGTTTTGGGGGGAAAGCCGGAAGGACGGCACGCTTGACAAGCTGAGCTCGCTCTCTACGGAGACGCCTTTGCTTGGCCTAACCATGAGTTTTGAGGAAGAATTCACATACATGATCGCAAGGGAAGCAGACGCCGCTTCTTTAGATTTGGCACAGGGATGGTCCGTCCAAACGATTCCGGCTGCCACTTGGGCGATCTTCCCTTGTTCGGGGCCGCTGCCGGGGGCGATGCAGAGCGGATTGCGCAAAATTTACAAGGTGTGGTTTCCGGCGACCGAATTTGAGCATGCAGGTTTGCCGGAGATTGAAGTGTATTTGCCGGGAGATGCCCAGGCGGAAGCGTATCGCTGCGAGGCTTGGATTCCGATTCTGAAAAAAACGAACATCTAA
- a CDS encoding SGNH/GDSL hydrolase family protein has protein sequence MKKWLYSVGIICMVAALLTGCQTSSPPAADEKQLIAPTSPEWLYTHGPWKKVNEPEWGDVMKGWMNSTDRPQFGRRASIETDSPYAILRQRPIGGKVTIFVDGKLAVEQLMSAKMKEIPIYSGSTGWHKIEVVFSDHSEIDGLYISPDANVRKPEHNQKKLVVIGHSYIDGTGSSNRGLTSITPVLGDILGMESINQGIGRTDVDVPVPASAKNSGLERVQTDIIQLKPDYVLSVYGYNARGMTPERFEADYVTFLKTIQDALPATSVFASGMISVPSLSEESELTYNVAIKNACASVSNCTFIDLAGKWSEGNYNQYLSNDGVHPNDSGYRFLAEEYAKVMSEVIKK, from the coding sequence ATGAAAAAATGGCTGTACTCAGTCGGAATCATCTGCATGGTTGCCGCCCTCCTTACCGGGTGTCAAACCAGCTCCCCGCCTGCAGCAGATGAGAAACAGCTGATCGCACCGACCAGCCCGGAGTGGCTCTATACGCATGGCCCTTGGAAAAAAGTCAACGAGCCGGAATGGGGCGACGTGATGAAAGGCTGGATGAACAGCACCGATCGCCCGCAGTTCGGCAGACGCGCCTCCATCGAAACGGACAGTCCCTATGCCATCCTCAGACAGCGCCCCATCGGAGGCAAAGTCACCATCTTTGTCGACGGCAAGCTGGCAGTCGAACAATTGATGAGCGCAAAGATGAAGGAAATCCCGATCTACAGCGGTAGCACCGGCTGGCACAAAATCGAAGTTGTCTTCTCCGACCACAGTGAGATCGACGGGCTCTACATCAGCCCGGACGCCAATGTCAGAAAACCGGAGCACAACCAAAAGAAGCTGGTCGTCATCGGCCACAGCTACATCGACGGCACTGGCTCCAGCAATCGGGGATTGACCTCGATCACACCGGTCTTGGGTGACATCCTCGGTATGGAAAGTATCAACCAAGGCATCGGCCGAACGGATGTCGACGTTCCCGTCCCGGCCAGCGCCAAGAACAGCGGATTAGAGCGGGTACAAACAGATATCATCCAGCTCAAGCCCGACTATGTGCTTTCCGTCTACGGTTATAACGCTCGAGGGATGACTCCCGAACGATTCGAGGCAGATTACGTCACGTTTTTGAAAACGATCCAAGACGCCCTGCCCGCAACTTCTGTTTTCGCCAGCGGAATGATCTCCGTGCCGTCCTTGTCTGAAGAATCGGAACTCACCTACAATGTCGCGATCAAAAACGCCTGTGCCAGCGTCTCGAATTGCACATTCATCGATCTGGCAGGCAAATGGAGTGAAGGCAATTACAATCAATATCTCTCGAATGACGGCGTTCACCCGAATGACTCGGGCTACCGATTCTTGGCCGAAGAGTATGCGAAAGTGATGTCCGAGGTGATCAAAAAGTAA
- the glmM gene encoding phosphoglucosamine mutase yields MAQYFGTDGVRGVANLELTPELAYKLGRAGAHVLTQGYDKERAKIAVGKDTRISGDMLEAALIAGITSVGVDVVRLGILPTPGVAYLTRSLGADAGVMISASHNPVPDNGIKFFGGDGYKLTDAQEAEFERLLDAAVDELPRPTGDKVGRVYEEIDAGQLFTAFQKSTIRNRFDGVKVVLDCGNGAASYVAADVFRSLGAEVVSIFSEPTGTNINVGCGSTHPEVVREAVLEHGAAIGLSFDGDADRLIAVDEQGNIVDGDYVIAILAKALKDRGELVGNTVVATVMSNIGFLKAMREQDINVIKTAVGDRYVMEAMKADGYVLGGEQSGHIIMLEHNTTGDGLLTALHLTDIMVESQQRMSELRQIMQSFPQIMVNVRVATKEGWKENDAIQSAIARVEEILGADGRVLVRPSGTEPLIRVMAEGPEEESLRRYVNEIADVVRQEQGEK; encoded by the coding sequence GTGGCGCAATATTTTGGAACTGACGGAGTTCGCGGTGTAGCCAACCTCGAACTTACACCTGAATTGGCATATAAGCTAGGCCGTGCCGGAGCGCACGTCCTGACACAAGGATACGATAAAGAGCGCGCGAAGATCGCAGTGGGCAAAGACACGCGCATCTCGGGCGATATGTTGGAAGCGGCGCTGATCGCAGGGATCACCTCGGTCGGCGTCGATGTTGTGCGCCTTGGCATTCTGCCAACGCCTGGCGTCGCTTATCTGACCCGTTCGCTCGGCGCAGATGCGGGCGTAATGATCTCCGCTTCGCATAACCCGGTGCCCGACAACGGCATCAAATTTTTCGGCGGCGACGGTTACAAGCTGACCGACGCGCAGGAAGCTGAATTTGAACGCCTGCTCGATGCGGCGGTCGATGAACTGCCCCGTCCAACGGGTGATAAAGTAGGCCGTGTCTATGAAGAGATCGATGCTGGCCAGCTGTTTACCGCGTTTCAAAAGTCCACGATCCGCAACCGTTTTGACGGTGTGAAGGTCGTGCTGGACTGCGGAAATGGGGCAGCGTCCTACGTGGCGGCCGACGTGTTTCGCTCGTTGGGTGCAGAGGTCGTTTCGATCTTCTCCGAGCCGACAGGAACGAACATCAACGTCGGTTGCGGCTCGACTCACCCGGAAGTGGTGCGTGAAGCGGTGCTGGAACACGGGGCGGCGATCGGGCTGTCCTTCGACGGCGATGCGGACCGCCTGATCGCAGTCGATGAGCAAGGCAACATCGTGGACGGTGACTACGTGATCGCGATTCTCGCCAAAGCGCTGAAGGACCGCGGCGAGCTGGTCGGCAACACGGTGGTGGCGACGGTGATGTCGAACATCGGCTTCCTCAAGGCGATGCGCGAACAGGACATCAACGTGATCAAGACGGCGGTCGGTGACCGCTACGTGATGGAAGCGATGAAGGCGGATGGCTATGTCCTCGGCGGCGAGCAGTCCGGCCATATCATCATGTTGGAGCACAACACTACAGGTGACGGTCTCTTGACAGCCTTGCACCTCACCGATATTATGGTGGAGTCTCAACAGCGGATGAGTGAATTGCGCCAGATCATGCAAAGTTTCCCGCAGATCATGGTCAACGTGCGCGTTGCGACGAAAGAGGGCTGGAAAGAAAACGACGCGATCCAAAGCGCAATCGCCCGTGTCGAAGAAATCCTCGGCGCAGATGGCCGCGTGCTGGTTCGTCCCTCTGGCACAGAACCGCTGATCCGCGTAATGGCAGAAGGGCCGGAAGAAGAGTCCTTGCGCCGTTACGTCAACGAAATTGCAGATGTTGTGCGCCAAGAACAAGGCGAGAAATAG